Proteins from one Syntrophaceae bacterium genomic window:
- a CDS encoding Crp/Fnr family transcriptional regulator yields the protein MFQIATYENYPDGTVIFTEGSHGDWIYVVDEGSVEIFRTVNGKEIVVALMKEGEIFGEVAYITKGERTASARTVGDTVVGIIDRNFFDQEYNQLSDNFRMVLKTMASRLRAATDSLVKYQAGGDS from the coding sequence ATGTTTCAGATCGCCACATACGAGAACTATCCGGATGGAACCGTGATATTCACCGAGGGATCCCATGGGGACTGGATCTATGTCGTCGATGAAGGCAGCGTCGAAATCTTCAGGACTGTGAACGGCAAGGAAATTGTTGTCGCCCTGATGAAGGAAGGTGAGATCTTCGGTGAAGTGGCCTATATAACAAAAGGAGAGCGGACCGCGTCCGCGAGGACGGTCGGAGACACCGTCGTGGGGATTATCGACCGTAATTTTTTTGACCAGGAATACAACCAGTTGTCCGATAACTTCCGGATGGTTCTCAAGACCATGGCAAGCCGTCTCCGGGCTGCCACCGACAGCCTCGTGAAATATCAGGCCGGAGGCGATTCATAG
- a CDS encoding peptidylprolyl isomerase, with protein MSQVKKGSRVKIFYTGRLKDGGIFETNVGGPPLEFSVGKGKVIRGFENGVIGMKTGETRTVTIKPADGYGPKDPSLVWTLTAAELPAGTVPEPGMEVAFTRTGGVEVDGRIVKVDGDQVTIDGNHPLAGRNLTFEIKVVDVG; from the coding sequence ATGTCGCAGGTCAAGAAGGGCAGTCGGGTTAAAATCTTCTACACGGGCAGGCTCAAGGACGGCGGGATTTTCGAGACCAACGTGGGCGGTCCGCCGCTGGAATTCTCCGTCGGAAAGGGGAAGGTCATCAGGGGGTTCGAAAACGGCGTCATCGGCATGAAGACGGGTGAAACCAGGACCGTCACCATCAAGCCCGCCGACGGTTACGGTCCGAAGGATCCGTCCCTGGTCTGGACCTTGACGGCTGCGGAGCTTCCCGCCGGGACGGTCCCGGAGCCCGGGATGGAGGTTGCCTTCACGAGGACCGGCGGCGTCGAGGTGGACGGCCGCATCGTAAAAGTGGACGGCGATCAGGTGACCATCGATGGAAACCACCCCCTCGCCGGCCGTAATCTCACCTTCGAGATCAAGGTCGTGGACGTCGGATAG